In Ruania alkalisoli, the DNA window GCCCTGGCTGTACATGACCGACCACGGCGAACCGGAGCTGGCGGAGTCGGTACGCGAGGGCCGGGCGCGCGAGTTCGCCGAGCATGGATGGGATGAGATCTACGGTTCTGGCACTCACGCCCCGGACCCGCAGGATCTTCAGACGGCTGCCGCGAGCGTGCTGCGCTGGCAGGAGCGCGGCACCGGCCGGCACGCGCGGATCGAGGACTTCACGCGCGCACTGATCGAACTACGGGCCAGGACGCCGGACCTGCGCAGCGGCGACCGGGCACGCACCCGGGTGACCGCGACCGAGGAGTGGGCGCTAGTGCGGCGCGGTGCCGTGACGGTAGCGGTCAATGTGGGCAGCCGGGTACACCGGATCCCGTTCGCCGGCGCCAGCCACCTGCGTGTGCTGCTCACATGGGAGCAGGGCGTGCGCATCGAGGGCGACCAGCTCGTGCTTCCGCCGGGAGCGGCCGTGCTTGGTCCCCACGGCTGACCTGGCCTGGCGACTCTCAGTCGTGGGTCGTGCGCAACCAGGAGAGCAGGTCGGCCGTCAGCCTCCGGTCCCAGGTCAGCTCACGACCATCGAGTTCACGCACGGCCGCGCACAAGCGGACGCTGGAGCACAGCCAGAGATGCTCAGCCGTCGCGAGCTCGGCCGCCTCGACCCGGCGTGCCTGTGTCGCCAGGCCCGCATTCTCGGCATAGCGGAAGGCCCGGTCCTGCGTGGTCCCGGGCAGGATGCTCTGGTCGGTACCGGGAGTGACCAGAGTGTTCCCGATGCGTAGCAGCACGGATGCGGTGGGCCCCTCCAGCACAGCACCGTCGGAACTGATGAAGATGACGTCGTCAGCGCCGTGGCGCCGTGCGTAGCGCAGTGCCGCCATGTTCACGGCATACGAGGTGTACTTCGCCCCTTGCAGCAGCCAGGGTGCGGTCTCGGCCACGTCCGAGCGGTACCCGCGGTCCAGGGTCAGTACCCGGACACCGTCGGCTCGTGCCCGCGACATGTCCGGCGCTGGGGCAACCCGCACCCACCCGGTGCAGCGTCTGCTTCCCTCCTCCCCTCGCGAGAGGACCAGCTTCGCGGACAGTTCCGGGGCCGGATCCGCACGATCAAGGGCGTGCTCGACCGCGGCTCGCCACACGTCCAGACGCGGCCCGGGCAGGTCCAGGATGGCGGCGGAGGCAGCGAGGCGGTGCAGATGGGACGTCAGCGATTGCACATGACAGTCCATCACCCCGATCGTCTCGAAGACGCCGTCACCACGAGTGGCGCTGAGATCGGTCACCCTGAGCTGGGGCTGGTTCGGGTCAGCCGCCTCGTAGCCGGATCCGGTCAGGGTCTCAGCACTGGTCGGCGCCGTCACCATCACCAGACTCGTCACGGCCACGACTCCTCCAGATCTCGTACTCGGGCACCAACCGACCCCCTCAGCCTAGGTCCTGACTGCCCACACCGCTGGGCACGCCACGAGTAGGGTGAAGTTCATGGCCAGCCTCTTCACCCGCATCCTCGATCGCGAGATCCCGGGCCGGTTCGTCTGGGAGGACGAGTGGTGCGCCGCCTTCCTGACGATCGAGCCACTGCAACCCGGCCACGTCCTCGTGGTCCCCCGGCGAGAGAGCGACCACTGGGCGGACCTTCCGGCCGCGGAGTGGACGCACGTGATGACAGTCGCCCAGCACATCGCCCGGGCACAGCGCGAGGTGTTCGTGCACGAACGCATCGGTCTGCTCGTGCAGGGATACGAGATCCCGCACGCCCATGTGCACGTGTGGCCGTCCCAGTCGTCGGCGGACTTCGATCTGGCCGGCGCCGCACGGGATGTGCCCGCTGCCGAGCTCGATGATGCGGCCGATCGCCTGCGTACTGCGCTCCGTGGTGACGGCCACGACACCGCGATACCGGACTGAGCTCGCCATCTCCTATGCTCGGGCCATGGCCCTCATCATCGTCCTCACCGAGGAAGCCCTGCAGGAGTCCGACGTCGCAGCGATCGGCGAACTTCACGACGCGCCTGGAACCCGCTTCCATGTGCTCGTACCGCAGGACACCGAGCGCAATCTCGTCACCGACTTCATCGATCATCTGAGCCTCTTTGAGCTGAAGGAGGCCTGGGATGAGCTCACCCACCGCCCGGATCCGCAGCAGGCGCGGGCGGAGGCCGACGACGCTCTCGCCACGTCGTTGCAGCGATTCGAGGCGGCCGGAACGGACGCGGAGGGTGCGGTCATCGCAGACGACCCGATCCCGGCGCTGCGTCAGGCGGTCAACGGGCTCCGGGCCGACGAGGTGGTGGTCGTGACGCGACCACATGCGGTCGAGGACACGTTCCACCGCGACTGGGCGTCGCGGGCGCGGGAGTCTCTCGGCCTGCCCGTACTGCACCTGTACTCGGGTACGAACAGGCTGGGCTGACGGGCTGAAGCGGCCGGCTGCCGGTCAGAAGCCGGTATCGGTGGGCCGGGGGTAGTACCGGCGGAGCGCTCGAAGCTGATTCACCTGCGCCAGCACGCGATAGAGCCACCGTCGCGGGCTGCGGTCGGCGGCGTAGCCGAGCGGGTGGACCGCCCGCCGACGACGCAAGACCGCACGGACGCGGGCGAGCAACTCGGCATCCTGGATGTACCGGGGCAGCACGAACGTGGGGATATAGGCATAGACGCCGTCCTCCTGCGCCTGTTCAGGCGGCAGCGCCTGGTCGAGCACGAAGTCCGCAACCAGCGCCCGGGCCGTGCTCGCCCCGCCGACGTTCGCATAATAGTGCGACCGCCCCAGGCGCGGATTGATGTCGAGCAGGCGCGCGACGCCGTCCCGAGGGTCCACCTTGAAGTCCACGCTGGCGAATCCGCGGAAGCCCACCGCGTCCAGCACCCGACGGACCGCATCGACAAGGGTCGCGTCGTAGTCGACCATGATGATCGCCGAGTTCCCGATGAAGGTCGGCTGATGCATCGCCAGCAGGACGTGTCCAGAGGCTGCCATCGTCAGCTCGCCCCGGGAGTCCCGGTAGCAGTTGACCACCCGGTTGGCGGTGTCATCACCAGGAATCAGCTCCTGCACCAGCATCGTTCCGCCATAGCCGGCAGCGCCGATACGGTCGAGTTCGAGGACGAGCTCATCGGCGTGCTCGAGGACATACACTTTCCGCCGCCCGATGAACGTCAGCTCCTCGAACTCGGCGCCGGCAAAGGGCTTCATCACCACCGGGAACGTGAGTTCACGCACGCTCGCGCGCCATTGCTCTTCCTGCCGCGGCAGCGGCTTCACCTCGACCGTCCGGGGCGCCGGGATACCCAGTTCGGCAAGCACGCTGTTCATGGCCCGCTTGTCCGCCAGCTGCTCGATGGTGCCGGCGGCGGCGAACGGGATCACATACTCACGCTCGAGCTGCTCACGGTGCCGCAACACGAAGGCGAGCTGGTGATCGGAGTTGACCACGAGGATGCGCCTGGCCTGGGGATACCTCTGCGCGACGTCGGACAACGCCGCGAGCGTCTGTTCGTCTGCGGCGCCAGCGCCGGTGAACACGTTCTCGAGGATCGCCGAGTCGTTGATCGGCCCTCGCGGCTGCTCGCTGATCACCACCGATCGCACGCCGTACGCCTCGTGGAAGGATCGTGCCATCGCGTAGATGCCGAGGTCCGTGCCGAGGAGGACGGGGCACAGGGCTGGTACGGGCACGGTGAGGTCCTCCGGAGCAGTGCGGACTGATAAGGGTGCGAACTGATAGCGGGCCGAGATGGTGAGCCCGCGCGAGTCTACCGACTTCCCCTCGGCGCGCCCTGGACGCCCGGAGGCGGTGTACGCCTAGCCTGGACGCGTGAACGTGCAGCGGACCCCGGTAGCACCACCGGACTTCGAGGCCGCACTGTTGAGCCTGCGCGGCCACCGGATGCGCCCGGAATTCCACCTCGAGGAGGTGCCCGCTCCCACCCGCATCGCCCCCTATGCGCTCGCTCTCACCGGCGAGGTGAATCCTACCCGGGACCCGGAGGACATGGTGGGAAACGGCCGGTTCGTTGTGCTCTACGACCCGGAGGGCCAGGAGGCGTGGAACGGCGAGTTCCGGGTGATCGTCATGGCGCGGGCGAACCTTGAGCAAGAGTTCGCGGCCGATCCGATGCTCGGTGAGGTCGGATGGTCCTGGCTGACCGAGGCGCTGGTCGCCGAGGAGGCCGGCTACCACTCGCTGTCCGGGACGGTCACGCGAGTACTGTCGGAGACATTCGGTGGTCTCGAACTGCGCGCCGGCGAGGTGGAGATCGAGATCCGCGCCTCGTGGACGCCCGAAGGTACGGATATGTCGTCCCATCTGCGTGCCTGGGCGCTCCTGACCTGTCAGGCTGCAGGTCTGCCTCCTGTCCCCGACAACGTGAGCGCCCTGAGACCCAAACGATGACCACGTCCCCCCCATCCGGAACCTCGGCCGATCCCGAGCACGAGCCCCCTCCCGAGCTCGTCCCCTTGACCGAGCCCGCAGACGGTGTTCCCGACGTCGTGGAGACGCCGGCGGACCTCGACCGCGTGGTCGATGCGCTGAGGAGGGGCACGGGCCCTGTCGCGGTCGACGCCGAACGTGCCTCGGGCTATCGGTACGGACAGAGCGCCTATCTCGTCCAGCTGCGACGTGAAGGTGCCGGCACCGCCCTGCTTGATCCTCGAACGCTGCCGGATCTGGAAGCCGTGGGGCAGGCGCTCGCCGGCACCGAATGGGTGCTGCACGCTGCGAGCCAGGATCTGCCGTGCCTGGCCGAGGTGAACCTCGTCCCGAGCCGCATCTTCGACACCGAGCTCGCCGGGCGGTTGCTCGGGCGCGAACGGGTGGGTCTGGGGCCGATGGTCGCCGCCGAGCTCGGACTCGAGCTCGCGAAGGAGCACTCGGCCGCCGACTGGTCCACCCGCCCGTTGCCCGAGGCGTGGCTGCGCTACGCCGCGTTGGACGTGGAGGTCCTGGTGGACCTGCGGGACCGGTTGGCCGCAGCCCTGGAACGCACCGGCAAGCTGGAGTGGGCGCTGCAGGAGTTCGAAGCCGTGCGGACGGCACCTGCGCCACCACCACGACAGCAACCGTGGCGCCGGACCTCCGGCTCACATCAGGTGCGAGACGGGCTGGGCCTAGCGATCGTGCGGGAACTGTGGCAGGTCCGTGACGCCGAAGCGCGCCGCATCGACCTCTCCCCCGGCCGACTCCTCCCAGATGCAGCGATCGTCGCCGCCGCCACCACGCGGCCGGCGACGGTCGCCGAGCTGGCGGCGTTACGCCCGTTCAAACACAAGGCGGCCGCACGGCGCACCCGCCTGTGGTTCGAGGCCGTCGCCCGCGCCATGGCATTGCCCACATCGGCCTATCCAGCCCGGCGCGGTCCCGTCTCGGACACGTTGCCACCGCCACGGGCGTGGAAGGACCGCAACCCCGAGGCGGCGGCGCGGCTGGACGCGGTGAAGCTGGTGGTCCGGGCACGGGCAGCCGAGCTCGATCTCCCGCAGGAGAACCTGCTCACCCCCGAGTACCAGCGCCGCATCGCGTGGGATCCGCCCTCCGACCTGAGCCTCGTCGGTGTCACCTCTGAACTCGAGCAGCTGGGTGCCCGGCCATGGCAGATCGAGCAGGTGGGCGTACTCCTCGCCGGCGCGCTGCGTTCCGCACGCGACTGATCCCCCACCGCAGGTCCGGGCAGGTTAGGGTAGGACCACCAGTACCTAGTACTCCCAGTCCCAGTGACGTGACCTGGAGGTCCCGATGCCCCTGCTCGGCCGTGATGTCGTCCTCGTCGATGCCGTCCGCTCCCCGTTCGGACGCGCCCGCCCCGACGGACTGTATGCGCACACCCGCGCCGACGATATCGCCGTGGCCGTCATCCGTGAGCTGCTCCGTCGCAACCCCGCCCTCGTGCCGGACCGTATCGGCGACCTCGCACTGGCTGCGACCACGCAACAAGGCGACCAGGGTCTGACCCTGGGCCGGACGGTCGGCCTGCTTGCCGGCCTCCCCCGGACCGTCCCCGGCTACGCGATCGACCGGATGTGTGCCGGAGCGATGACCGCCGTCACGAACGTTGCCGCGCAGATCGCCATCGGGGCGATCGACGCTGCGGTGGCCGGTGGCGTCGAGCACATGGGGCGTCACCCACTCGGCGCCTCCGCTGACATCAACCCGCGGTTCGTCGCCGAGCGGCTCGTTTCCACCGACGCGCTGGTGATGGGCGCCACGGCCGAGAACCTCCACGACCGGTACCCACGCCTGACCCGCCCACGTGCCGACGCCTACGCAGCAGCGTCACAGCGCAAGTACGCCCGTGCACTCGCCGAGGGTCACATCGACGCCGATCTCGTCCCCGTCGGCGTCCCAGACCCCGAACGAGGTTGGGGACTGGCCACCGCCGACGAGCCGCCGCGGCCGGGCACCACCGTCGCCGGGATGGAGGGACTTGCCACCCCATTCCGCGCCGGTGGCCGGGTAACCGCGGCGAGCTCCTCACCGTTGACAGACGGCGCCACCGCCGCACTCCTGATGGATGCTGCCACCGCCGCAGATCTGCAGCTCGAACCACGCCTGCGACTCGTCTCCTATGCCTACACGGGAGTCGAGCCGGAGGTGATGGGAGTCGGCCCCGTCCCGGCCACCCACCGTGCCCTGGAACTGGCCGGCCTGACCATGGAGGACATCGGCCTGATCGAGATCAACGAGGCCTTCGCCGTCCAGGTGCTCGCATTCCTGGACGCCTTCGAGATCGCCGACGACGATCCTCGGGTCAACCCCTACGGCGGCGCGATCGCCGTCGGGCATCCCCTGGCCGCATCCGGTGTACGCCTGATGAGCCAGCTCTCACGGCAGTTCGCCACCCACCCAGAGGTGCGCTATGGCATCACCACCATGTGCGTGGGGCTCGGGCAAGGGGGCACCGTCGTGTGGGAGAACCCGCACCACGCCTCACCCCGCAGCGCCGACAGGAGGAACACCGATGACTGAACGCATCACCCACGCCCTGGTCCGGGACGTCCAGTTGGAAGATCTCGGCGTCCTCGCACTGATCACCCTGGACAACGGGGCAGGTCCGCGCAAACCGAACACGCTCGGCCCCCAAGGAATGGACGAGCTCCGGGCGGTGCTGACCGAGCTCACGCAGCGAGCCCACGACGGGGAGATCGTGGCGGTCGCCGTCACCGGCAAGCAGTTCCACTTCGCCGCCGGGGCCGATCTGCACGGTGCCGCCGAGGTCACCGATCGAGCCTCAGCACGTGCCATCGCCGAAGCCGGGCACGAGACCTTCGCCCTCCTGCTCGACATGCCCGTACCCACCTTCGCCTTCATCGGTGGCGTGGCGCTCGGCGGTGGACTGGAACTGGCGCTCTCCTGCCACTACCGGACCACCAGCGCAGCGGTGCGCGGCATCGGTCTTCCAGAGGTGTTCCTCGGACTCGTGCCGGGCTGGGGCGGGACGTTCCTGCTGCCACGGTTGATCGGGATGGAGCGCGCCCTGCGGGTGATCGTGGAGAACCCGCTGCGTCAGAACGCCCAGCTCACGGGCCCGGACGCGGAGCGGCTCGGCATCGTCGACGCCGTCCTGGAGCCTGCGGACTTCCTCGCCGAGTCGTTGCGATGGGCCGCGCACGTGGTTCGAGGTGACATCGTTCCCGAGCGCTACCCGGGCGACGAGCCCGAGACCGCCCGCGCTCTCGTATCCTCGGCGCGTATCGACGTGGACGCGCGCCTGCACGGCGCCGCACCCTCGCCCGGTCGGGCGCTCGACCTGCTGAGCCTCGCGGCAGACGGCGACCGGCACGCCAGTGTCGAGGCGGAGAACGAGGCACTCACCGATCTGATCACCTCCCCGGAGTTCGAGGCGTCCGTCTACGCATTCGACCTGACAACCCGTCGCGCCAAGAACCCCGTCGGGGCACCGGACCCCGACGTGGCACGTCCCGTGCGCAGGATCGGCATCGCGGGCGCGGGGCTGATGGCGTCCCAGCTCGCACTGCTGTTCGCGCGCCGGATGCAGGTTCCGGTCGTGATGCGCGACCTCGATGACGTGCGGGCCGATCGCGGCCTGCAGTTCGTCGCCGACGAGGTGCAGAAGCTCGTCACCAAGGGCCGGCTGGCCGCGGCCGAGGGCAACCGGATCCGTTCCCTGGTCACGTCCACGACTGAGCTCGCTGATCTCTCGGGTGCCGATCTCGTCATCGAGGCGGTGTTCGAGGAGCTGGAGGTCAAGCGGCACGTGTTCGCGGAGCTGGAGACGGTCCTCTCACCCGAGACGATTCTCGCCACCAACACCTCCGCTCTGTCAGTCTCGGCGATGGCCGCCGGTCTGCAACACCCTGAGCGGGTGGTCGGGCTGCACTTCTTCAATCCGGTCGCGCAGATGCCGCTGGTGGAGGTCGTCCGAGCCGCCCACACCGACGACGGCGCCTACGCCACCGCTTTCGCGGTCACAGCTGCGTGCCGGAAGTCGGCCGTCGCGGTAGCCGATGCCCCTGGCTTCGTCGTGAACCGGCTGCTGGTGCGGCTGCTCGGAGAGGTGCTCGGATCGCTCGAGGACGGTACCGATATCGCGACAGCGGACCGCGCGCTGTGGCCTCTCGGCCTTCCGATGGGCCCCTTCCAGCTGCTGCAGCTGGTGGGCCCCGCTGTCGCCGGGCACGTATTGGACACGCTCCGCGAGAATCTTGGGTCGCGCTACCCCACCTCACCCGGCCTGCAGGCGATGATCACCGACGGCGCCCGGTTCGTCGAGTTCGAGTCCCGCCCGAGCGCGGCCTCACCGGTCGACACCTCGATCGCGCGATACTTCGGTTCGCGCGGCGAGCGGGGTGGTCAGGATGAGGCGGGCCTGTTGCGTCGCGTCCGGGATGCTCTGGCGGAGGAAGTCGACCTCATGCTTGCCGAAGGCGTGGTGGCCGAATCGAAGGACATCGACCTGGCGATGCTACTCGGTGCCGGATGGCCCTTCCACCTGGGAGGTATCACGCCGTACCTGCGGCGGACCGCAGCCAGCACCTGACGACGGTTCGTCAGGCCCGGACGGCCTCGAACAGAGTCCGCTGTGGTGGGGCGTGCGCCGGATCCACCCCGTCGAACAGACTCGAGACCGACTCGCCGAGGTGGATCCGGCGGATCGCTTCGGCGAACAGCTGTGAGGTGGAGCGTACCGTGAGGTCGAGCCAGTCGGCCGGGGCAGGCACCGTATCGGTGGTCACCACCTCGGAGATCATCGGGTGCTCACGCAGGCGCTGCTGCGCTGGACCGGTGAACAGACCGTGCGTGCAGACCACGGACGCCCCGACACATCCGGCGTCAGCCAGGCGTTCCATCAGTTCCACGATCGAGCCGCCGGTGGCGATCTCATCATCGAGGACGATGGCACGCTTGCCCTCGACGTCGCCGACGATGGCGTCGATCACCACCCGGTCGTCCGCGAGGCGCTGCTTGTTCCCGGCCGCGACGGGCAGCCCCAGCAGGCGGGCGAACTGCGTGGCGGACTTGGCGTTGCCCAGGTCCGGTGACACCACGATCGCCTCGCCCAGCTCCTGCCCGCGGAAGTGGTCGGCGAGCACCCCGAGCGCCGTGAGGTGGTCCACCGGCACGGAGAAGAAGCCGTGCACCTGAGGGGCGTGCAACGTCATCGTCAACACCCGGTCGGTTCCGGCCGTCACGAGCATATCGGCGACCAGCCGGCCTCCCAGGGAGATGCGGGAGGCATCCTTCTTGTCCGAGCGCGCGTACGCGAAGTGCGGCATCACAGCGGTGATCTGGGCAGCTGAAGCCCCGCGCGCCGCATCGATCATCAGCAGCAGCTCCATCAAGTGCTCCTGCGTCGGCGGCACCAACGGCTGGACGATGTAGACGTCCCGTTGACGGCAGTTCTCGAGCAACTGTGCCTGCAGGCAGTCGTTGCTGAACCGGCTGATGCGGGAGGGGCTCAGCTCCAGTCCGAGCTCACCGCAGATCCGTTCGGCCAGTGCCGGGTGGGCGCTGCCGCTGAAGACGACAATGTCCTGGGAGGCGATTCCGCTCGCATTGCGCATGCCGGTTCCTTCGCGCTCGGGTGCTTGGACCACATGCTACGAGACGCCGGGCGTTGAGGCGTTCTCGTTCCGTCGTGCCACGGCTGCCGCCGTCTCGCGGGCGATGTCCTGCGGACGGAGCCCCATCTCCTCCTCCAGCTGTGCACGCGAGGCGTGCGAGAGGAACTGGTGCGCGATCCCGTGGACCTGCACCTGAACCTCGGGGCTGGATTCGGCCAGCCGGTCCCGCAGTGCACTGCCGAAGCCGCCCGTGACGATGCCGTCTTCGATGGTCACGACCCGGTCGAAGCCGGCCGCCATATCCACCAAGGCGTCCGGTACCGGGATCACCCAGCACGGGTCCACCGCCGTCGCACCGATCCCCTGGTCCCCCAACCGGTGCGCGACCTCGGCGGCAGTAGCCGCGAATGGTCCCACTCCCACCACGAGAACCCGGGCACCGCCGTCGCCGGCCTCCCGGGCGAGGACATCCAGACCGGACGTGCGGCTCAGAGCCGGCGTCGGCTCCGGCAACGCTCCCTTCGGGTAGCGCACCACCGTGGGAGCGTCCGAGACGGACACTGCCTCGCGCAACGCGCTGCGCAGGGTCGCCTCATCGCGGGGCGCTGCCAGCCGCAGCCCGGGCACCAAGCGAAGCAGTGCCAGATCCCACATGCCATTGTGGCTGGCTCCGTCGTCACCGGTCAGGCCGGCTCGGTCCAACGTGATGGTCACGCCGGCGCGGTGCAGCGCCACGTCCATCAGCAGCTGATCGAAGGCGCGGTTGAGGAACGTGGCGTACAGCGAGACCACCGGGTGCAGTCCGGCGAACGCCATCCCGGCCGCGGAGGTGAGTGCGTGCTCCTCCGCGATGCCGACATCGATCACCCGGCCCGGGAACTCACGCGCCATCGGCGCCAGCCCGACAGGTTCGGGCATCGCCGCAGTGATACCGACCACATCCGAACGCGTCCTGGCGATCTGCACGATCTCGTCGGCGAACACCGACGTCCACCCGAAGCGGGAGGGCACCACGGGCAGTCCCGTCTCCGGGTGGATCTTGCCGACGGTGTGGAAACGGTCGACGGCATCACTCTCGGCAGGGACGTAACCGCGCCCCTTCTCAGTGACAGCGTGCACGATCACCGGCCCGCCATAGCCCCGCGCACTGCGCAGCGCCGCGTCGAGGGCATCCAGATCGTGCCCGTCGACGGGTCCGATCGACTTCAGTCCGAGCTCCTCGAACAGGCCGTGCTGGGGGCGCAGCACATCCTTGAGCCCCTTCTTCATCCCGTGCAGAGCGTCATAGGTCAACCTGCCCGGGCGCCCCCCGCCTTGAAGCGTCCGCTTGCCCCAGCCGAGCACCCGCTCATAGTTGCGGTCGGTGCGTACAGCGTCCAGGTAGCGGGCGAGGCCGCCGACGGTCGGCGAGTACGACCAGCCGTTGTCGTTGACCACGATGACCAGACGCTGGTCCGGTGAGTCGGCGAGGTTGTTCAGGGCCTCCCAGGCCATACCCCCGGTCAGGGCGCCGTCGCCGATCACGGCGACCGTGTGCCGGTCGGTGTCCCCCGCCAGCAGCCGGGCCCGGGAGATGCCGTCCGCCCACGACAGCGCCGTCGACGCGTGGGAGTTCTCGACCACGTCATGATCGGACTCGGTGCGGCTCGGATACCCGGACAGCCCACCCCGGCGCCGCAGGTCGGCGAAGTCCTGCCGGCCGGTCAGGAGCTTGTGTACATAGGCCTGGTGCCCGGTGTCGAAGACCACAGAGTCCCGTGGTGAGGAGAACACCCGGTGGATCGCCAGCGTCAGCTCGACCACCCCCAGATTGGGGCCGAGGTGTCCGCCGGTGCGAGAGACCGAGTCGACGAGGAACGCCCGGATCTCCTCGGCGAGCACCCTCAGGCGTCGTGGGCTCAGTGCGCGCAGATCCTCGGGACCGCGCAGCCGTTCCAGCTCGGTCACCTCATGCTCCCGTCATCAGCCTGCAGCTGCACCCATGCTACGTGCCTGTGCGTTCTCCGGCGGCCCGGAGAGGTCGAGGTCACGTAGTTCACGGCGATCGACGGGCCGATCTCCAGCCGCGACGAGCAGCGCGCGGGCCCGGTCCAGCTCGTTGAGGAACGCGTTCGCGTGGGTACGCAGGAGCTCGATGCGTTCCTCGTCACGTTCCACCCACCGGAAGTCACGCCGGAGGGTGTCGCGGTGCTCGACCACGAACAGCACCCGATCGCACCCGGTCACGTGCAACTGCCACTGGAGTTGGTCGGCGTAGGTGCGCGCGGCGCCATCCAGATCCTCGACCGACGTCTTGATCTCGGCGATCGAGTGCTCCCCGATCCCGTCCGGTGTTGCCAGGTGGCGCGGATCGCGACCGGCACACAGCAGCGAACTGGGTGCGATCCCGAATCGTTGGTGCACCCAGGCCGCGATCACCGCTTCACGGCGAATCCCGTGCTCGAACTGCGGCAGCCGTGGGCCCTCCCAGCCTGTCAGCTTGGCTTCCAGGAGACGACGGCGCTGCTTCGACACTCGCCCGCTGGTGGTGACCAGGCGGCGCGCATCGGTTGCGGTCACGCCCCACAATCGTGCTCGCAGCCAGGCCACCCGGTTGCGGGAGGAGACGACGTCACCGGCTGGTGTGCGCACATACCGGTAGCCCTCGATCACGCCTGGCACCTTACGGCAGGCCCGGTGCGGCCGCGCGGAGCACGCGCCGGACGCTGCGGAGCGTCACCAGCCACGCGAGCGCTGCTCACTGCCTGCGCCCCCACCTCACCATCTAGGCTGGCAGGTATGCGACTGCTCCCTGGGCACACCATCAGTCACGACCTGACCTACGACGATGTCTTCCTCGCACCGTCCTACTCGGACGTCTCCTCGCGTTTCGATGTCGACCTGGCAACGGCGGATGGGACCGGGACGACGATCCCGATCGTGGTGGCGAACATGACGGCGGTCAGTGGGCGTCGGATGGCGGAGACGGTGGCACGTCGAGGCGGGATCGCGATCCTCCCCCAGGATCTGCCACTGGCAGAAGTGCGTCGAACGATCGCCTCGGTCAAGGGCCGCCACACGCTGCTCGAGACCCCGGTGACAGTCGCACCCACCGACACCGTGCACACGGTCCTGACCCTGGTCGACAAGCGAGCCCACGGCGCCGCCGTGGTCCTCGATGAGGGGCGTCCGGTCGGTGTGGTCGCCCGGTCGGACTGCCATGGCGTGGACCAGTTCACGCAGGCGCAGGCGGTCATGAGCGCCGACCCGGCGGTGCTCGAGCTCGACACGCTGGAGGGCCCCGGCGCCCTGGAGGCAGCGTTCGAAGCGCAGCACGCCGCCCGACGGCGCTTTTCTCCGGTGGTGGACTCCTCGGGCAGGTTGTGTGGTGTCCTGACCCGGCTCGGGGCGCTGCGGTCCTCGATCTATGCGCCGGCGCTCGACGATGCCGGGCGATTGCGGATCGGTGCTGCCGTG includes these proteins:
- a CDS encoding aminodeoxychorismate lyase, which gives rise to MTSLVMVTAPTSAETLTGSGYEAADPNQPQLRVTDLSATRGDGVFETIGVMDCHVQSLTSHLHRLAASAAILDLPGPRLDVWRAAVEHALDRADPAPELSAKLVLSRGEEGSRRCTGWVRVAPAPDMSRARADGVRVLTLDRGYRSDVAETAPWLLQGAKYTSYAVNMAALRYARRHGADDVIFISSDGAVLEGPTASVLLRIGNTLVTPGTDQSILPGTTQDRAFRYAENAGLATQARRVEAAELATAEHLWLCSSVRLCAAVRELDGRELTWDRRLTADLLSWLRTTHD
- a CDS encoding HIT family protein, with the protein product MASLFTRILDREIPGRFVWEDEWCAAFLTIEPLQPGHVLVVPRRESDHWADLPAAEWTHVMTVAQHIARAQREVFVHERIGLLVQGYEIPHAHVHVWPSQSSADFDLAGAARDVPAAELDDAADRLRTALRGDGHDTAIPD
- a CDS encoding ATP-grasp domain-containing protein; this encodes MPVPALCPVLLGTDLGIYAMARSFHEAYGVRSVVISEQPRGPINDSAILENVFTGAGAADEQTLAALSDVAQRYPQARRILVVNSDHQLAFVLRHREQLEREYVIPFAAAGTIEQLADKRAMNSVLAELGIPAPRTVEVKPLPRQEEQWRASVRELTFPVVMKPFAGAEFEELTFIGRRKVYVLEHADELVLELDRIGAAGYGGTMLVQELIPGDDTANRVVNCYRDSRGELTMAASGHVLLAMHQPTFIGNSAIIMVDYDATLVDAVRRVLDAVGFRGFASVDFKVDPRDGVARLLDINPRLGRSHYYANVGGASTARALVADFVLDQALPPEQAQEDGVYAYIPTFVLPRYIQDAELLARVRAVLRRRRAVHPLGYAADRSPRRWLYRVLAQVNQLRALRRYYPRPTDTGF
- a CDS encoding DUF3000 domain-containing protein; the protein is MNVQRTPVAPPDFEAALLSLRGHRMRPEFHLEEVPAPTRIAPYALALTGEVNPTRDPEDMVGNGRFVVLYDPEGQEAWNGEFRVIVMARANLEQEFAADPMLGEVGWSWLTEALVAEEAGYHSLSGTVTRVLSETFGGLELRAGEVEIEIRASWTPEGTDMSSHLRAWALLTCQAAGLPPVPDNVSALRPKR
- a CDS encoding HRDC domain-containing protein, yielding MTTSPPSGTSADPEHEPPPELVPLTEPADGVPDVVETPADLDRVVDALRRGTGPVAVDAERASGYRYGQSAYLVQLRREGAGTALLDPRTLPDLEAVGQALAGTEWVLHAASQDLPCLAEVNLVPSRIFDTELAGRLLGRERVGLGPMVAAELGLELAKEHSAADWSTRPLPEAWLRYAALDVEVLVDLRDRLAAALERTGKLEWALQEFEAVRTAPAPPPRQQPWRRTSGSHQVRDGLGLAIVRELWQVRDAEARRIDLSPGRLLPDAAIVAAATTRPATVAELAALRPFKHKAAARRTRLWFEAVARAMALPTSAYPARRGPVSDTLPPPRAWKDRNPEAAARLDAVKLVVRARAAELDLPQENLLTPEYQRRIAWDPPSDLSLVGVTSELEQLGARPWQIEQVGVLLAGALRSARD
- a CDS encoding thiolase family protein produces the protein MPLLGRDVVLVDAVRSPFGRARPDGLYAHTRADDIAVAVIRELLRRNPALVPDRIGDLALAATTQQGDQGLTLGRTVGLLAGLPRTVPGYAIDRMCAGAMTAVTNVAAQIAIGAIDAAVAGGVEHMGRHPLGASADINPRFVAERLVSTDALVMGATAENLHDRYPRLTRPRADAYAAASQRKYARALAEGHIDADLVPVGVPDPERGWGLATADEPPRPGTTVAGMEGLATPFRAGGRVTAASSSPLTDGATAALLMDAATAADLQLEPRLRLVSYAYTGVEPEVMGVGPVPATHRALELAGLTMEDIGLIEINEAFAVQVLAFLDAFEIADDDPRVNPYGGAIAVGHPLAASGVRLMSQLSRQFATHPEVRYGITTMCVGLGQGGTVVWENPHHASPRSADRRNTDD